The Dendropsophus ebraccatus isolate aDenEbr1 chromosome 10, aDenEbr1.pat, whole genome shotgun sequence genome has a segment encoding these proteins:
- the LOC138803064 gene encoding transcription initiation factor TFIID subunit 9-like, translating to MIDAMEQAKMASPKSAPKDAQVMAQILKDMGITEYEPRVINQMLEFTYRYVTTILEDAKIYSSHAKKNNIDADDVRLAIQCRTDQSFTSPPPRDFLLEISRQKNQTPLPLIKPYAGPRLPPDRYCLTAPNYRLKNIQKKIPSSASRITVPRLSVGAVSSRPSTPTIGTPAAQTVSVSKVGGTPVALTGQRFTVQIPTSQTTVKTATPTTPTVQNVLINPSLIGSKNILITTNMVSSQNAGIESNALKRKHEDDEDYDAI from the exons ATGATAGACGCTATGGAGCAGGCGAAGATGGCGTCTCCGAAGAGTGCGCCCAAGGATGCTCAG GTGATGGCGCAGATTCTAAAGGATATGGGCATCACAGAGTACGAACCTCGGGTTATTAACCAGATGCTGGAGTTCACATACA GATATGTGACCACAATTCTGGAGGATGCCAAGATTTACTCCAGTCACGCCAAGAAAAATAATATTGACGCCGATGATGTCAGACTAGCAATCCAGTGTAGGACAGACCAGTCattcacctctcctcctccaagAGAC TTTTTACTAGAAATCTCAAGACAAAAGAACCAGACACCTTTACCATTAATAAAACCATATGCTGGACCCAGGCTGCCGCCAGATAGATACTGCCTGACTGCTCCAAACTACAGACTGAAAAATATACAGAAGAAG ATCCCATCATCGGCGAGCAGAATAACTGTCCCAAGATTGAGTGTGGGAGCCGTGTCAAGCAGACCCAGTACACCTACGATAG GCACCCCTGCAGCTCAGACAGTGTCCGTCTCTAAAGTTGGCGGCACCCCCGTGGCTCTTACTGGCCAAAGATTCACAGTCCAGATCCCGACTTCACAGACTACAGTTAAAACAG CAACACCTACAACTCCCACGGTGCAGAACGTCCTGATCAACCCATCGCTGATCGGCTCTAAAAACATTCTCATTACGACTAACATGGTGTCCTCCCAGAACGCAGGCATTGAATCCAACGCCTTAAAACGGAAGCACGAAGATGACGAGGACTATGATGCCATATGA